Proteins co-encoded in one Actinomycetes bacterium genomic window:
- a CDS encoding SDR family NAD(P)-dependent oxidoreductase has translation MTDFQGLVALVTGGASGIGAATAGLLRERGAQVAVLDRDTDGAPEGVLAVPCDVTDTAAVDRAVSTVVEQLGGLDIVVNNAGIGAVGDISAN, from the coding sequence ATGACCGACTTCCAGGGGCTCGTGGCCCTCGTCACCGGCGGCGCCAGCGGCATCGGCGCGGCGACGGCCGGCCTTCTGCGGGAGCGCGGTGCCCAGGTGGCCGTCCTCGACCGCGACACCGACGGCGCCCCCGAGGGCGTCCTGGCCGTGCCCTGCGACGTGACCGACACCGCCGCGGTCGACCGGGCCGTCAGCACCGTCGTCGAGCAGCTCGGCGGCCTGGACATCGTGGTGAACAACGCCGGCATCGGCGCCGTCGGCGACATCAGCGCCAAC